The Ketobacter alkanivorans genome includes the window GGAGCATCATTTTTTGATTAACCCCTATGGAATGCTGTTTGAGGAGATCACGGCATCCAGTTTGGTAAAGGTGGATCTGCAGGGTAACAAGGTGATGGACAGCGATTTCGACATTAACCCCGCCGGTTTCACCATCCACAGTGCCATCCACGCTGCCCGTGATGACGCCAAGTGTGTGCTGCATACTCACAGTATCAACGGCGTGGCGGTATCGGCGCAGAAAGAAGGCGTGTTGCCCATCTCTCAGCAATCCATTTTTGTACTGGCGTCTTTGGCCTATCACGATTATGAAGGGGTGGCGCTGCGTGATGATGAAAAACCACGTTTGGTGGACGATATTGGGGACAAGTTGTTTTTGATGTTGCGCAATCATGGGTTGTTGACGGTCTCTGAATCCATCGCTGATGCATTCTTGTACATGTATTTGTTTGAGGCCGCTTGTATGATTCAGGTGCGTGCCCAGTCAGGCGGTGGTGAGCTGCTGCCTATTGCGCCCCAGATAATTGATACCGCTATGGCTCAGGCGCAAGCGGTAACACGGCAAGCGGGAGGGGCGTTGGCCTGGCCCGCGTTGCTGAGAAGACTGGATCGAAAAAATCCGGGATACGATCAATAGAAAATGGCACCCATAAGGGTGCCATCGTTGTTGCTGGATGTAGCTCTGCTGACATCAAGGTTGCGTGATGATCACCTCCTGTCGCTGAGTGATGTTGGTTTCTATGCCGTCTGCTGTGATCATAATCGGCGCGGATAGGATGCTGCCTGGCGTGACCGTAGCGTCGACCGTAGCGGTAATGTCCACCCTGACTTGTGTTCCGGCCTGAATAGTGTCCAGGCTCCAGAACACTTCATCATTGGCGCCACAGTATCCCACCGAAGTGCACCCTGAGTGGCCGGTGCTGACGGGATTGGTATCGCGGACCCGGTTAAACGTGATACCCGCCGGTACTCGCATCATCAGTTGTGGATTTTCGATCAGGCCACCTGGCGAGGTATTCTCCAAGGTAATGCTGTACACCACGCTGTCGCCTGGATTGACTGCAGAGGATGATACTTCGTAATCCACATTCAATCGCGTAGGCTCAGAAACAGTAATCGATGTATTGAGCGCCTGATCCAGCTCCATACCG containing:
- a CDS encoding class II aldolase/adducin family protein, giving the protein MSTNSQIQQQVSKEEWQQRVDLAACYRLVAQFGWDDLIFTHISARVPGPEHHFLINPYGMLFEEITASSLVKVDLQGNKVMDSDFDINPAGFTIHSAIHAARDDAKCVLHTHSINGVAVSAQKEGVLPISQQSIFVLASLAYHDYEGVALRDDEKPRLVDDIGDKLFLMLRNHGLLTVSESIADAFLYMYLFEAACMIQVRAQSGGGELLPIAPQIIDTAMAQAQAVTRQAGGALAWPALLRRLDRKNPGYDQ